A single region of the Oceanimonas doudoroffii genome encodes:
- the surA gene encoding peptidylprolyl isomerase SurA has protein sequence MNQRCKQLLMAAALGVLSATSHAAELLDRTVAQVNNAVVLESQLNALVDQVRRSAQDAGQPLPDDQRLRKQALERLILESLQLQLAERLGLRITDTQLEQALANIARGEGKNLEQLRAGVTASGQSWAGFREQVRNEILMSELARNQVRRRINISDQEVKQVVQMIREQGQSNARYRIGNILLPLPANPSSEQLRQANRQAELLLAELKQGADFRKLAIAHSAGPKALEGGDWGMMAMGEMPSLFSEAVRNHAKGDIIGPIRSGAGLHILTIFDMKGGKTQAVQALEVRARHILIKPSVILSEDKAQAMLEGFARSIRNGEANMAELAEQFSDDAGSAVNGGDLGWASPELYVSSFRDTVTRLQPGELSTPFRSEHGWHLVRLEDKRVLDATEQATEQRAYQLIFNRRFTEEVQTWLDELKDQAYIRIVDAQLSDGDS, from the coding sequence ATGAACCAAAGATGTAAACAACTGCTGATGGCCGCCGCACTGGGTGTGCTGTCGGCTACCAGCCACGCCGCCGAGTTGCTGGACAGAACCGTGGCCCAGGTCAACAACGCCGTGGTACTGGAAAGCCAGCTCAACGCCCTGGTGGACCAGGTACGCCGCAGCGCCCAGGACGCCGGCCAGCCCCTGCCCGACGACCAGCGCCTGCGCAAACAGGCACTGGAGCGCCTGATCCTGGAAAGCCTGCAACTGCAACTGGCCGAACGGCTGGGTCTGCGTATTACCGACACTCAACTTGAACAGGCACTGGCCAATATCGCTCGCGGCGAAGGCAAAAACCTGGAGCAGCTGCGTGCCGGTGTTACCGCCAGCGGCCAGAGCTGGGCCGGCTTTCGCGAGCAGGTGCGCAATGAAATCCTGATGAGCGAGCTGGCCCGCAACCAGGTGCGCCGACGCATCAACATTTCCGATCAGGAAGTCAAGCAGGTGGTTCAGATGATTCGAGAGCAGGGTCAAAGCAACGCCCGCTACCGAATTGGCAATATTCTGCTGCCCCTGCCCGCCAACCCCAGCAGCGAGCAGCTGCGCCAGGCCAACCGCCAGGCCGAGCTGCTGCTGGCCGAACTGAAACAGGGCGCCGACTTTCGCAAGCTGGCCATTGCCCACAGCGCCGGTCCCAAGGCCCTGGAAGGCGGTGACTGGGGCATGATGGCCATGGGAGAGATGCCGTCACTATTCAGCGAGGCGGTGAGAAATCACGCAAAAGGTGATATTATCGGCCCCATTCGCTCCGGCGCCGGCCTGCACATTCTCACCATTTTCGACATGAAGGGTGGCAAAACCCAGGCCGTGCAGGCGTTGGAGGTCCGCGCCCGGCACATTCTGATCAAGCCTTCCGTCATTCTCAGTGAAGACAAGGCCCAGGCCATGCTGGAAGGGTTCGCCCGCTCCATTCGCAATGGCGAGGCCAACATGGCGGAGCTGGCCGAACAGTTTTCCGATGACGCGGGTTCAGCCGTCAATGGCGGCGATCTGGGCTGGGCCTCACCCGAATTGTATGTCAGCAGTTTTCGTGACACCGTCACTCGGCTGCAACCGGGCGAGCTGAGCACACCGTTCCGTTCCGAGCACGGCTGGCACCTGGTGCGGCTGGAAGACAAGCGGGTGCTGGACGCCACCGAGCAGGCCACCGAACAACGGGCCTATCAACTGATTTTCAACCGTCGCTTTACCGAAGAAGTGCAGACCTGGCTGGACGAGCTCAAGGATCAGGCCTACATCCGTATTGTCGACGCTCAATTATCCGATGGTGATTCGTGA